One window from the genome of Chitinivibrionales bacterium encodes:
- a CDS encoding IS110 family transposase: MTDYFMGCDVSKGYADFVILDKQKRIVEAPFQLDDTFEGHGALSEFLSSFFRRHKGATINFGVESTGGYENNWYSLLVRLHEVYPLKVARLNPLGVKKHHEATMKSNITDPIAAHNIASYMISYPEKVCYNEDMAFQSMRRQWNTTQLLVKQRSQLLNNLESLMYLSHPELIRYCKHGVPQWVFEVLSAYPTASKLANARIKKLTSIPSVTIAKAQTIIEETKKSVASHIDETSEFMVRETVIQIKNLTESIERHKHHLEKTCNLPEVDLLSSFTGIGTYSALGLLIYIVSVARFPTVKHLVSYFGLNPAYKQSGDGSWGYHISKQGHARPRAVLFMVSFSATQYNPVIKELYNRCIDSGMPRMAALGVCMHKILRIIYGMLKTNKPFDPVVDEKNRKIKRISTSKKKEDKHRRYQSRDEKAPISRRQTKTRREKERKEPQVNGVHKSGVIPSLTHIKSNICTDHAQINAMPQSVGEILAQAMAAVVEKK, translated from the coding sequence ATGACAGATTATTTCATGGGGTGCGACGTCAGCAAAGGATATGCGGACTTTGTAATCCTGGACAAACAAAAACGAATCGTCGAGGCGCCGTTTCAACTCGACGATACATTTGAAGGGCATGGTGCTTTGTCCGAATTTCTGAGTAGTTTTTTCCGGCGCCATAAAGGTGCAACGATCAATTTTGGTGTAGAGAGTACCGGTGGATATGAAAACAACTGGTACAGTCTTTTGGTAAGACTTCATGAGGTATATCCTTTGAAGGTTGCCCGGCTTAATCCGTTGGGGGTCAAAAAACATCATGAGGCTACCATGAAAAGCAACATTACCGATCCGATTGCAGCTCACAACATCGCCTCGTATATGATCTCTTATCCCGAAAAAGTGTGCTATAATGAGGATATGGCTTTTCAGAGCATGCGAAGACAATGGAATACAACACAGTTGCTCGTAAAACAGCGCTCTCAACTTCTGAACAATCTGGAATCTCTTATGTATTTGTCGCATCCAGAACTTATCCGTTACTGTAAGCATGGAGTTCCTCAATGGGTATTTGAGGTTCTGAGCGCTTATCCCACAGCCAGCAAGCTTGCTAATGCCCGGATAAAAAAACTGACGAGCATTCCATCGGTGACAATTGCCAAAGCCCAGACAATTATCGAAGAAACAAAAAAATCCGTTGCCTCGCATATCGATGAAACAAGTGAGTTTATGGTGCGAGAAACGGTGATTCAGATAAAGAATCTTACAGAATCGATAGAAAGACACAAACATCATTTGGAAAAAACTTGTAACTTGCCAGAGGTTGATTTGCTCAGCAGTTTTACGGGAATAGGTACTTATTCCGCATTGGGTTTGCTGATATATATAGTCTCGGTCGCACGCTTCCCAACCGTGAAGCATCTTGTTTCCTATTTTGGACTGAATCCGGCTTATAAACAAAGTGGCGATGGAAGCTGGGGCTATCACATCAGCAAGCAAGGTCATGCTCGGCCGCGGGCAGTTCTTTTCATGGTTTCATTTTCGGCAACTCAGTATAATCCTGTTATAAAAGAGCTGTATAATCGATGCATTGATAGCGGTATGCCTCGAATGGCAGCGCTTGGTGTCTGTATGCATAAAATCTTGCGAATTATCTATGGAATGCTTAAAACCAATAAGCCGTTTGATCCTGTGGTTGATGAAAAAAACAGAAAGATTAAGAGGATATCTACAAGCAAAAAGAAGGAGGACAAGCACCGGCGCTATCAGAGCAGGGACGAAAAAGCACCTATATCCAGGAGACAGACAAAAACAAGGAGAGAAAAGGAGAGAAAGGAGCCCCAAGTGAACGGTGTTCACAAGAGCGGGGTCATTCCTTCTCTCACGCATATTAAAAGTAATATTTGTACAGATCATGCGCAAATCAATGCCATGCCGCAGAGTGTCGGGGAGATACTCGCACAGGCAATGGCGGCGGTTGTTGAAAAAAAATGA